The Sorangiineae bacterium MSr11954 DNA segment TTGGCCTGGGGCAGGTTGTAGAACGGGACCTTCGGCGCCACGTGGTGCGCGGTGTGGATGGAGATGTTGTGCGTGAAGAAATGGAGCAGCGCCGAATACTTGTAATCGGTGGTGAGCAAGAGCTTGCTCGCGTTGCGCGTCCATTGTTTTCCGCCCAGAAAAGGGACGTCTTCGGACGTGTGGTGCATGAGGGTGGTGGCGCTGAACCATGCGTGCATGCCCAGCCACGGCAGCAGCACGAACTTCACCAAGCCGAGCCAGCCCGTGAAGTGCACCACCAACGGGAACGCCACCAGGGCGACCAAGACGACGAACAGGATCGAGCGGCGCACCTCCTCGCGCTCTTTGCGGCCGGGGAACATGTTGGTGCGAAAGCCCGAGATGAGCTCGTAGTGGGCGGTGCCCAGCCAGAAGAAGATGGATCGCGTGCCGAAGTAGATGCTCTTGTCCTTCAGCGGCATGCGCTCGTACATGGCGCGACCCACCGGGCGCCAGTCGGTGTCCTTCTCCAGGTTGTTCGTGTTGGCGTGGTGCAAATTATGAACGTGGCGCCAGCCGTGGAACGGATAGAGCATCGGCAAGAGCGCGATGTGGCCAATGGCATAATTGAACCGGCGCGAGGACGAGAAAGAGCCATGGCCGCAGTCGTGGGCGATGCAATGAAGGCCCCATCCGCCGAGCCCCGCGACCAACGATGCCGGGAGCCACAGGAGCCAATGGGGCGAATAGGCGATGAGGGCGAGCCCGGCTGCCCATAGGGCATAGCTCGCGAAGAAGCCTACGAGCCCGCGCGCGGAGTTGATGGTGAAGCACGAGCGCGGAATGATGTCCGCCAGCCGTACGCCCTCGAGCTCGCGCGAACGCCTCAAAAGTTCTTCCAGGGGCGTCTCGGGCTTTTGCTCGTTTCCAACGACGAGTTGCAGCATGGTCGTCTCCCGTCAGTCGTCTTTGTTCTCGTGCGATAGCTCGCGCGCAAGCTCCCGAGCGACGCTGTCGATCGTCGGGTGCTCGAACAGAAGGGCGGGCGAGAGCCTGCGCTCCACCGCCTTTTCGAGCTCGCCCGACACCTGGATGGCGGTGCGCGAGTCGAGCCCGTAGGAGGCGAACTCGCGCGACGTGTCCACGTTGTCGACGGGAATTTTCAGCTGCGCGGCCAAACGATCCGTCATCCAGCGACGGATCTCGGCTTCGCTGCGCAGAGGGGCGCCGCGGGGGGCCTCCTTGAGGCCGAGTCGCTTCGCAACGGACGACAACAAACTTTCTTTCATAGCGAACACTATTCCTTTCGACTTGGGCGGATCGTGACGCGCTCGATCACGGCCGGTGAGGGATGCTTCAAACTCCAGACGAGCTTCATCTTCGCGAGCAAGGCGATGCACCAGCCGCTCAGATCGGGCTCCCACCAGCGCACGGCGTGCCGGTACGAGCTGGGAAAGGCGTGGTGGTTGTTCTGCAGTCCCTCGCCGAACGTGAGGATGGCGACCCACCAGCTGTTGGCGCTGGAGTCGTTCGTTCGAAAGGGCCGGCTGCCGAACATGTGGCACACGGAGCCCACGCACCACGCCGCCTGATTGGCGAGGAACATGCGCGCGAGGCCCCCGACGATGAAGCCCACCCAGGCGCCGCGCGCGCTGCCCGCGAGGAGCCCGCCCGCCACCGCGGGGATGACGAAGCCCAACGCGAGCCAGATGAAGTAGCTCTCGTTCAAGCGCACCAGGGTCCGATTGCGCAGGAGATCGCGCGCAAAATGGCCCGGGCTCGCCACCCTTCGCGAGAGCATCCAGGGCATGTGGGCGTACCAGAGGCCCTTCATCTTGGCGGCCCAGCCTTCGCCGTGGAGCTGCGGGGTGTGCGGATCGCCCTCCGTATCGCTGTACGCGTGGTGGGCGCGATGGGTCGAGACCCAATAGAGCACCGGCCCCTGCCCCGCCATCGATCCACAAACGATGAGCAGCACCTCCAGGGCCTTGCTGGTGGAGAACGCGCGGTGGGCGAGCAGCCGGTGGAGGCCCATCGTCACCCCGCCCATGTGGACGAAATACATGACGGCGAAGAGGATCCATTGGCCGGCGCCGACTTCGTGGCGCAGGGCGAGGCGCGCCGCCTCGATCGTCCCCAGGGCGGGGACGATCATGATGGCCAATGCGATGCGCGCCTGCAGCCGGTGCGCGCTGGGTGTGACGTCCGCCATGCCGAGCACGGTGGACTCCTGCGGCGGGATGGCGTCGGCCATCGTGGTCTGGGTCATGGTCCGTTCCTCAAGGCTTGCGGGGCGCGCGCCGCGCTGAACGTCGGGGTTGATTGACGTCGCGGACGAGGCCCACGCGGGCGAGCCCTTCGATGAAGAGCCCTGACAAATCAATCTGGTAAAGGTGATGATCGTTGCGCGCCGACGAGGGGAACGCGTGGTGGTTGTTGTGCCACGATCCTCCGAACGAAGGCAGCGCGAGCAGCGCGATGTTTCCGCTGTGATCCTTGGACGGGTACGGCCGCCGCCCGAACACGTGCCCGAACGAGTTGATCGCCCACGTCACGTGATCGAGCAGAAAAATCCGGACGAAGCCGCCCCAGAGCATGCCGCGCCACAGGCCGGGGATGCCCATGGCCAGCGCGCCGGCGATGGCCGGCAGGAGCAGGCCGGCCGCCAGCCAGAATGGATATTGCGCGTTGATGCCGATCACGTCGCGGTCGCGGAGCAGATCGGGGGTCAATCGCGCCCAATCGGTGCGATCGGTGCGGAACAGCCAACCGAAGTGCGCGTGGGCGAGGCCGCGCAGCTTTCGCGTGAACCCCTCGCCGTGGAGCCAGGGCGAGTGCGGATCGCCGTCGCGATCGGTGGCGCCGTGATGACGCCGGTGAATGGCGGCCCAGAAGAGAATGGGCCCCTGCCCGGCCATGGATCCCAGCCCGCCGAGGAGGTAGGTGACGAAGCGGCCGCCGCGAAATGCGCGGTGGGAAAAGTAGCGGTGAAACCCCGCCTCGATGCCCAGCGCCGTGCCGGCGTACATCACGCCGAAGAGGATCCACTCGGCGCGGGTCACCCCGTGGACGAAGGCCGATACGATGGCGGCGATGAATCCGAGGGTCGGAACGCCGACCGTCAAGAGCGCGTACGTGCGCTGAAGCCGCTGGCGATCGTCCGAGGCGGATAGATCGGGGGATACTTCCGACTCCGGCGGTCGTGAGCCGCCGGGATCAGGTGAATGGACATATGCGGGCTGCATCGAACACCGTCTCGCTTCCATGGTTGAGTGGGGTATCGGTCGGCTACGCGACCTGTTGCAGCCCGCCCGCGAGGTAAAGCGCGCGCGATGCAGCCCGGCGCACCTTTCCGCTCGTCGTCCGCGCAATCGAGCCGCGGCGGCACAAGACCACCTCTTTCGGCGCCACCCCGTGCACCTGTGTGACCTGCGCGATGATCGTCTGGGCGATGGCGCCGATGTCCCGCCGATCGCGCTGGACGCGGACCTCGGCCAGGATGATCACCGCCTCTTCGCTCCCTGCCTCGACGGAGAATGCCACGGCGCCGCCGCGATAAATCGAGCCGTGCGCCGACTCCACCGTGTGCTCGATGTCCTCGGAATAGTGATTCTTCCCGGCGATGATGATGAGATCCTTCGAGCGGCCGGTCACGTACAGCTGGCCGTCCTGAAGAAATCCGCGATCGCCCGTGTCGAGGAAGGGTCCTTTTGCGCCGGGGAGCTGGCAGCCGAACACGCGCTGCGTCTCCTCGGGCCGGGCCCAATACCCATGGGCGACGCTGGGCCCCGACACCCAAATTTCGCCGATTTGGCCTTGGCCGAGCTCCGTGCCGGCAGCAGGATCGACGATGCGGAGATCGTAGCCCGAGGTGACTACGCCGCAGCTGGTGAGGCCAATGGCCTCCTTCGAGCCGTCCGTCTCGGCGGCCTCGTCGTGCTCGCCGCGCGCGTCACAATCGACGGCGGCGCCTGCCTCCAAGCGCTCGCGATCGAAGCGGCGGTAAATGGGGTTTTGCCCCGGGGGTTTACCGGACACGATGAGCGTGGACTCCGCCAGGCCGTAGCATGGATTCACGGCGCGTACGGAGAACCCGCTCGGCTCGAAGCGCTTGCAAAATGCGGTGAGCGTGTCGGGGCGCACGGGCTCCGCGCCGCAGAAGGCCTCTTTCCAACACGAGAGATCGAGCCCTTCGAGCTCCTCGTCCGGAATGTCCGAGGCGCACATTTGATAGGCGAAATTGGGGCCGCCCGACAAGGTGATGCGGTGCTGGCTGATCGCCTGGAGCCACCTCACGGGCTTCTGGACGAAGTGCATGGGTGAGAGGAAGACCAGCGGAAAACCCGCGAAGAGCGGCTGGAGGATGCCGCCCAAGAGCCCCATGTCATGGTACGGCGGGAGCCAAATGCAGCCGCGGCGGTGGGGATCGGGGCCGAGCCATTCGTAGACGGCCGCGCAATTGGCGACGATGTTTGCGTGCGAGAGCATCACCCCTTTGGGCGATCCCGTCGAGCCCGAGGTGTATTGGAGCATGGTCAACGCGTCGCGATCGGCCGTCACCCCGTCGAAGGAGGCCTGCGGCAAGGCGTCGGTGGCGATCCACGAGGCGTGGGTGACGTCGGGGAGCTGCCCTTGAAACACGGCCGCAAAGGCCGCGCTGGTGAGGACGAAGTCGGGCGAACAATCTTGAATGACGCCGCGGAGGCGCTCGGCCATGCGCTTGGAGGCAGGCGGATAGGCGGGAACCGCGATAGCACCCGACGCCATGGTCCCGAGGAACGCTGCAATGTACTCGAGACCCGGTTCATAAAGGAGGACGGCGCGTTTGCCCGCCGCCCCGCGCGCGCTCAAATCGGCGGCGACCCGCGAGACGGCTTGCCAGAGCTGCGCATATGTCCAACTCTCGGCGTCATTTTCACCATCGTGGAGATAGGTGAGGGCGAGCGCGCCCCCCTGGATGGCCGCGCGCTGCCCAACGATTTCGGCGATCGGTCGACACAAGTCGACGGTTTGATTCGTTCCCATTGCTTTTGCCGGGGGACCCGAGCCCCCTCGTATCCTAAGTGGTTTCCGCCGCTTCGGCGCTGGCACTCGAAGCGTGCAAGCTACCGACGAGCCGGAACGACCGACATATTATGTACATGATATTATGCCCGTGATTTGTCAAGAGAGGCCCGGAGCGATTTCCGGTGGTCGCCGGCGCGGCGCAGCATGATGGCCCAAACGAGAAACACATTCGAAACGCGCGCCGGCGCCCAACACTCGAAATTGTCTCGAGATCGTGTCTGCGCACTGCACGGCGTGGTCGCAAAATATGTTACGGAATATATTATTCGCGCAGCCCAGCACCGGCGCGCAGAAGACAACCGTGCACTGTCACCCATTCAGTGGACACGTGATTTGTCATAGATAACAAATTTCGAAAATTCGAAGGGAAAACGATTTCCACCACGACCATTTCCGGCCGCGCATCGAACGTTCGAAATAACCTATTCCACCTGCTGGCAATAGGTCAACCGATCGTTTGGCAACAAACGGATGTCTAAGTGACATATTGCTTTGTGGCGCACGAAAGCCCGAAGTGGAGCGAACATCGTAAGCTCGCGGAGCTCGGGTCGAGAACGTCCAATCGCTTCCCCACCTGGCGCGCAACCGCCCACCCGCCAATGAAAGGAACGAGAACTTTTCAGTATGGCCGGCGATGGAAGGCCTCGCTCCACGAGGGCACCTCGAGGCGCAGTCCGGCGCGATCGCCGCCTTCACATGAGGAGAGCCGGCGGGCTCGAGGCAGCGCGGGAGGGCGTCGCCATGGCCCCGCATCATCGTCTGAAGATAGGAAGGAGGCGAAAGTCAGAAGCTATCGACGCGATCGGTTCCCGGAGACGTGCCACCCCGGACCCAAGACACGAACTCGTGCAGGACGAGGTCTCCCGACGAAACGCTCCGGAGAGAGGCGCTCTTGCAGCTCCGCGGCCGGTACGTGGTGAAGCATCGCAAAGCACGCGACGCCCGAGAAGGAGGCGTCGGAGATGGGCATTCGCGTACCGTCCCCCGGGACAATTCGAACATTGTCGATTTTTTCATAAAGCGCCGCGCGAGCGTTTTCGTCGAGCTCGATGGCGGGGAGAGACTTCACCCGTTTCGAGAGCTCGCGGGTGGTCCCACGGTCGTCACCGCCACACCGCTCGTCCGCGAGCTCATTCTACCCATCGCGCAGACCTTCTCGGCCGCCGGCCGGGCGCGGCGGTTGGCGCGTATTTCAACCGTCGATCGTGATGTCGGAGGTGGGCACCGCGCAGCAGAGAAGCGCCGTACCTTCATTGGGCGGCGCGAGCAGATCGAGGAGGTGCGCGACGGTGCCCCCGGAGACACGATGGCGGCAGGTCTGGCAAACGCCGCTTCGGCAGCTCGAGGCGAGGGCGATGCCGGAAGCCTCCCCCAGCTCCAGGAGCGATCCGGCGCCCTCGTGCCAGGTCGCCTCGACTTTGCTTCGCAGGAATCGAACGCGGTAGGGGCCGGGCGAAGGCGCCTTGGGGCTCGCGGCCGACGCGCTTCGCGGCGAGACGAATACTTCGTAGTGAATCCGCTCGGGGGCGATATCCAATTTTGCAAAAGCCATTTTGGCGTCGCGTAAAAAGGAGTCCGGCCCGCAGAGATAAATATCCGCCTCGCGGAGCGGGATGGTCGCCGCGAGGTGCTCGAAGTCGATGCGACCGTG contains these protein-coding regions:
- a CDS encoding fatty acid desaturase → MLQLVVGNEQKPETPLEELLRRSRELEGVRLADIIPRSCFTINSARGLVGFFASYALWAAGLALIAYSPHWLLWLPASLVAGLGGWGLHCIAHDCGHGSFSSSRRFNYAIGHIALLPMLYPFHGWRHVHNLHHANTNNLEKDTDWRPVGRAMYERMPLKDKSIYFGTRSIFFWLGTAHYELISGFRTNMFPGRKEREEVRRSILFVVLVALVAFPLVVHFTGWLGLVKFVLLPWLGMHAWFSATTLMHHTSEDVPFLGGKQWTRNASKLLLTTDYKYSALLHFFTHNISIHTAHHVAPKVPFYNLPQANAALRAALPGMMREKPFSWRELYTAVRRCHLYNPQTGFYSPFGEDGGSPPLADKALDRGAS
- a CDS encoding acyl carrier protein codes for the protein MKESLLSSVAKRLGLKEAPRGAPLRSEAEIRRWMTDRLAAQLKIPVDNVDTSREFASYGLDSRTAIQVSGELEKAVERRLSPALLFEHPTIDSVARELARELSHENKDD
- a CDS encoding acyl-CoA desaturase; the protein is MTQTTMADAIPPQESTVLGMADVTPSAHRLQARIALAIMIVPALGTIEAARLALRHEVGAGQWILFAVMYFVHMGGVTMGLHRLLAHRAFSTSKALEVLLIVCGSMAGQGPVLYWVSTHRAHHAYSDTEGDPHTPQLHGEGWAAKMKGLWYAHMPWMLSRRVASPGHFARDLLRNRTLVRLNESYFIWLALGFVIPAVAGGLLAGSARGAWVGFIVGGLARMFLANQAAWCVGSVCHMFGSRPFRTNDSSANSWWVAILTFGEGLQNNHHAFPSSYRHAVRWWEPDLSGWCIALLAKMKLVWSLKHPSPAVIERVTIRPSRKE
- a CDS encoding acyl-CoA desaturase; this translates as MQPAYVHSPDPGGSRPPESEVSPDLSASDDRQRLQRTYALLTVGVPTLGFIAAIVSAFVHGVTRAEWILFGVMYAGTALGIEAGFHRYFSHRAFRGGRFVTYLLGGLGSMAGQGPILFWAAIHRRHHGATDRDGDPHSPWLHGEGFTRKLRGLAHAHFGWLFRTDRTDWARLTPDLLRDRDVIGINAQYPFWLAAGLLLPAIAGALAMGIPGLWRGMLWGGFVRIFLLDHVTWAINSFGHVFGRRPYPSKDHSGNIALLALPSFGGSWHNNHHAFPSSARNDHHLYQIDLSGLFIEGLARVGLVRDVNQPRRSARRAPRKP
- a CDS encoding fatty acyl-AMP ligase — protein: MCRPIAEIVGQRAAIQGGALALTYLHDGENDAESWTYAQLWQAVSRVAADLSARGAAGKRAVLLYEPGLEYIAAFLGTMASGAIAVPAYPPASKRMAERLRGVIQDCSPDFVLTSAAFAAVFQGQLPDVTHASWIATDALPQASFDGVTADRDALTMLQYTSGSTGSPKGVMLSHANIVANCAAVYEWLGPDPHRRGCIWLPPYHDMGLLGGILQPLFAGFPLVFLSPMHFVQKPVRWLQAISQHRITLSGGPNFAYQMCASDIPDEELEGLDLSCWKEAFCGAEPVRPDTLTAFCKRFEPSGFSVRAVNPCYGLAESTLIVSGKPPGQNPIYRRFDRERLEAGAAVDCDARGEHDEAAETDGSKEAIGLTSCGVVTSGYDLRIVDPAAGTELGQGQIGEIWVSGPSVAHGYWARPEETQRVFGCQLPGAKGPFLDTGDRGFLQDGQLYVTGRSKDLIIIAGKNHYSEDIEHTVESAHGSIYRGGAVAFSVEAGSEEAVIILAEVRVQRDRRDIGAIAQTIIAQVTQVHGVAPKEVVLCRRGSIARTTSGKVRRAASRALYLAGGLQQVA